In Hevea brasiliensis isolate MT/VB/25A 57/8 chromosome 13, ASM3005281v1, whole genome shotgun sequence, a single genomic region encodes these proteins:
- the LOC131172110 gene encoding leucine-rich repeat receptor protein kinase HPCA1-like: MNPKILVFLLVASLQICSIAARTDIDDVAAVKALKGMWENTPPSWEGQDPCGDQWDGIKCINSRVNSIQLSSMGLKGQLSGYISDLQELQTIDLSYNKDLGGPLPTSIGSLKKLENLIMVGCGFFGPIPDSIGSLQQLVFFGQIPPSIGNLSQLFWLDLTDNKLEGPIPISTGTTPGLDMLIKTKHFHLGKNQLSGRIPPELFSSDMRLKHVLFDSNKLTGSIPSTLGLVQTLEVVRLDRNSLTGPVPSNLNKLTNVSDLFLSNNKLSGPLPNLTGMNILSYLDMSNNSFDASNFPPWISTLQSLTTLYWNKLRDRSQLIDLRNNLIAEYSPIPDKSKLK; encoded by the exons ATGAATCCAAAAATTCTGGTTTTTCTGTTGGTTGCTTCCCTCCAAATTTGTAGCATAGCAGCACGGACTGACATTGATGATG TTGCTGCAGTGAAGGCTCTTAAGGGTATGTGGGAAAACACACCACCTAGCTGGGAAGGTCAAGACCCTTGTGGAGACCAATGGGACGGCATAAAGTGCATCAATTCACGTGTGAATTCCAT ACAATTGTCAAGTATGGGATTGAAAGGACAGCTGTCTGGATATATCTCAGACTTACAAGAACTTCAAACTAT AGATCTATCATACAACAAGGATTTGGGAGGACCTCTGCCAACATCAATTGGGAGTCTGAAGAAGCTAGAAAACTT AATTATGGTTGGTTGTGGTTTCTTTGGTCCTATCCCCGATTCAATAGGATCACTGCAGCAGCTGGTTTTTTT TGGTCAAATTCCACCTTCAATTGGCAATCTATCTCAACTTTTTTGGCTGGATCTAACTGACAATAAGCTTGAAGGGCCCATCCCCATCTCCACAGGGACTACACCTGGTCTTGATATGCTAATTAAAACAAAACACTT TCATCTTGGAAAGAATCAGCTTTCAGGCAGAATCCCACCTGAACTTTTCAGTTCGGACATGCGTCTCAAACATGT GCTTTTTGACAGCAACAAGCTCACTGGCAGTATTCCTTCTACCCTTGGCCTTGTGCAGACTTTGGAGGTTGT GCGCCTTGACAGGAATTCATTGACTGGACCTGTCCCTTCAAACCTCAACAAACTTACCAATGTCAGTGATTT GTTTTTGTCCAACAATAAATTGAGTGGACCTCTTCCCAACCTTACTGGAATGAATATTCTCAGTTACTT GGACATGAGCAATAATAGTTTTGATGCATCTAATTTTCCACCTTGGATTTCTACCTTGCAGTCTTTGACAACATT